One window of Thermacetogenium phaeum DSM 12270 genomic DNA carries:
- a CDS encoding PIN domain-containing protein, whose amino-acid sequence MNVLIDTNVILDAMLSRSPFKEAAEKLFLLAAEDKIEACITASSITDIYYLLKKYLKNDDHCKEALLKLFALFKILDVTGTDCEKALELAMPDYEDALLAVCAKRNKMDFIITRNLKDFTNAPVKIISPDDFLSTL is encoded by the coding sequence ATGAACGTGTTGATTGATACCAATGTTATTTTAGATGCCATGCTATCACGTTCTCCTTTTAAAGAAGCTGCAGAAAAACTGTTCCTTTTAGCCGCTGAAGATAAAATCGAAGCCTGTATCACCGCAAGCAGCATTACTGATATTTATTATTTATTAAAGAAATATTTAAAAAACGACGACCATTGTAAAGAGGCTTTGCTGAAACTTTTTGCCCTTTTTAAAATACTTGACGTTACCGGCACAGACTGTGAAAAGGCCTTGGAACTGGCTATGCCCGATTATGAGGATGCATTGCTTGCTGTCTGTGCCAAGCGTAATAAGATGGACTTTATTATCACCAGAAATTTAAAGGACTTTACCAACGCTCCGGTAAAAATTATTTCCCCCGACGATTTTCTTTCCACCCTTTAA
- a CDS encoding H-type small acid-soluble spore protein encodes MEKEGLIHLDSGRAKEIVESLGVVEVLYNGFPVWIERLNGDTAEVRFLETGGRLEVPVTELVEGGSLGEEGPGGP; translated from the coding sequence GTGGAAAAAGAGGGGTTGATCCATTTGGATAGCGGAAGGGCAAAGGAGATTGTGGAGTCGCTGGGGGTTGTTGAGGTGCTGTACAACGGTTTCCCCGTCTGGATCGAACGGCTGAACGGGGATACGGCAGAGGTGCGCTTTCTGGAAACCGGGGGGCGGCTGGAGGTGCCGGTGACGGAGCTGGTGGAAGGTGGGTCCCTCGGGGAAGAGGGGCCGGGCGGCCCATAA
- a CDS encoding PucR family transcriptional regulator gives MSIATEGQRQLELVERVLDEGLPFVASYLKRVLNRPVIITDSSGRIHYPEVEAGRTEEAFVEIPSGIGVNEFYYRQGDGCLFYHIGSNGASAFVIVRDLPPEVVARTASVLKGARLAVKCCFASFHKFAKSGERFERELREYFLQKNASDVREIFMSSGKDLNINIPYTAAVMEAEEAEGGIDWGLVGSYSREYLKKTGSDVIPVALPTGLVFVVPNPYADGVFETGVNWSGSVGRSRCKEFIEKTFSMKTSIGIGQPYPLSDLYKSYQEACLTLILLRVMGKKGFVREFSELGVFSFLFSQGLSSVKSFCLKTLGPLIEDDGNSTAVLLPTLRSLVDHGFNRSAAAKSLYVHINTLHYRLSKIEKLINADLSQPDVRANLYIAVKAWDALCQWRRKRGFFAPETV, from the coding sequence ATGTCGATAGCAACAGAGGGTCAGCGCCAGTTAGAATTAGTGGAGCGGGTGCTCGATGAGGGGCTGCCTTTTGTTGCCTCTTACTTGAAAAGGGTGTTAAACCGTCCGGTGATAATAACGGATAGCAGCGGCCGAATACACTATCCGGAAGTCGAAGCCGGCCGGACAGAAGAGGCGTTTGTCGAAATCCCCTCAGGAATAGGTGTGAACGAGTTTTATTATCGGCAGGGCGATGGGTGCCTTTTCTACCACATCGGTTCCAATGGTGCGAGCGCATTCGTCATTGTAAGGGACCTTCCTCCGGAGGTCGTCGCGCGTACCGCTTCCGTACTTAAAGGAGCGAGGCTGGCGGTCAAGTGTTGTTTTGCCTCTTTTCATAAATTCGCTAAGAGCGGTGAAAGGTTCGAAAGGGAGCTTAGGGAATACTTTCTCCAAAAAAACGCTTCTGATGTTAGAGAGATCTTTATGTCAAGCGGGAAAGATTTGAATATAAATATACCTTACACAGCAGCTGTTATGGAGGCCGAGGAGGCGGAAGGCGGAATCGATTGGGGCCTGGTCGGCTCATATTCCCGGGAGTACTTAAAGAAAACGGGATCGGATGTGATCCCGGTTGCCTTGCCTACCGGCCTGGTTTTTGTTGTGCCGAACCCTTATGCAGACGGTGTTTTTGAGACGGGGGTGAACTGGTCGGGGTCAGTTGGTAGGAGCAGGTGCAAAGAGTTTATCGAGAAAACATTCAGCATGAAGACCTCTATCGGCATAGGACAGCCCTATCCGCTGTCTGATCTGTATAAGAGCTATCAGGAGGCCTGCCTTACCCTGATCCTGCTCAGGGTGATGGGGAAGAAGGGGTTTGTGAGGGAGTTTTCCGAACTCGGCGTCTTTTCCTTCCTCTTTTCCCAGGGCCTGAGCTCTGTTAAGAGCTTTTGCCTGAAAACCCTGGGGCCGCTGATTGAAGATGACGGGAATAGCACTGCCGTTTTGCTGCCGACCTTGAGAAGCCTCGTCGATCACGGTTTTAATCGCTCCGCTGCAGCAAAAAGCCTGTATGTTCACATCAATACCCTGCACTATCGCCTGAGCAAGATCGAAAAGCTGATTAATGCCGACCTTTCCCAACCGGATGTGCGGGCCAATCTTTACATAGCCGTCAAAGCATGGGATGCGCTCTGCCAGTGGAGGAGAAAAAGGGGCTTCTTTGCACCTGAAACGGTTTAA
- a CDS encoding RNA 2'-phosphotransferase: MDHVRLSKLVAYALRHAPQEFGLRLDEEGWAPVSDLLAALHRRGWSDLDVRGLQEMIRSAEKKRFEMAGGKIRALYGHSRSQRVVKEPAFPPEILYHGTARRFLPSIKENGLLPGRRQYVHLSVDVPTALEVGRRHDSRPVILRVWARRACDAGVKFFLGNDRIWLAEAVPAGYLEFPQG, translated from the coding sequence ATGGACCATGTAAGGCTCAGCAAGCTGGTTGCCTATGCCCTCCGGCATGCTCCCCAGGAGTTCGGCCTGCGGCTCGATGAAGAGGGTTGGGCTCCGGTTTCCGATCTGTTGGCTGCGCTGCACCGCAGGGGCTGGAGCGATCTGGATGTGCGAGGCTTGCAGGAAATGATCCGGTCAGCCGAGAAGAAGAGGTTTGAAATGGCCGGGGGGAAGATCCGGGCGCTCTACGGGCACTCCCGCTCCCAGCGGGTTGTCAAGGAACCAGCTTTTCCGCCGGAGATTCTTTATCACGGTACCGCCAGGCGCTTTCTCCCCTCCATCAAGGAAAATGGCCTGCTGCCCGGAAGGCGGCAGTATGTTCATCTCTCGGTGGATGTGCCGACCGCCCTGGAGGTCGGCCGGCGGCATGACAGCAGGCCTGTAATCCTCAGGGTTTGGGCCCGCAGGGCGTGTGATGCCGGGGTCAAGTTCTTCCTGGGCAATGACCGGATATGGCTGGCGGAGGCCGTTCCTGCAGGGTATCTTGAGTTTCCACAAGGTTGA
- a CDS encoding FAD-dependent oxidoreductase, whose protein sequence is MSSARERKGISRRTFIKGAAIGAVGAASLGMLAGCGEKEPKEQVQAPVDEARKPSFLTPPEPIPDSEIKETVNTDVVVVGAGFAGLCAAVRAGQLGAKVVLLEKNNIPGFRGYDYGAVNSKAQLSVGNRIDPVKITREIMRFGGYKGDQKVVSLFAEYSGEANDWLLDMATELGCTYTVWKPEDCTIPDTTIETFPTLTFVLDPPEEALEVMPKGTLPPTAAMAWVLLTNAKKVGVDVRFNTPAVQLIRPNNKGRVTGIIAKNKDGSYTRFNVTKGVVLCAGDYGNDPEMLKEYIPHAVGFMNLYNSKANTGDGHKMGLWVGAAIDEPPHAPMLFDIGMVEEPGLADSLMRQPWLSVNIRGERFMNEDLPYAYISNAVRQQPGGTRWTVWDSKWPEEAPKFRMTACKSLKSLFHDPKRVEELIKKGVIKSANTVEELAQKMKVPVETFKATVERYNELARKGVDEDFHKRAVCLTTIEKPPLYAAHLATALLVTLGGLRVNEKLQVLDKDLNVIPGLYAAGNNSGSYYANDYCVTMPGNSHGRAYTQGYLAGKYVVELG, encoded by the coding sequence GTGAGTTCTGCTCGGGAACGGAAGGGAATCTCACGAAGAACGTTCATTAAGGGTGCTGCGATCGGTGCGGTGGGTGCTGCTTCCTTAGGGATGCTGGCCGGTTGCGGGGAAAAAGAACCCAAAGAGCAGGTGCAGGCTCCGGTAGACGAAGCGAGAAAGCCGAGCTTTCTGACGCCGCCGGAACCGATTCCGGATTCGGAAATCAAGGAGACTGTGAATACGGATGTGGTGGTGGTTGGCGCAGGGTTTGCGGGATTGTGCGCCGCCGTGCGAGCCGGGCAGCTGGGAGCAAAGGTCGTTTTGTTGGAGAAAAACAACATACCGGGGTTTCGCGGATACGATTACGGTGCCGTTAACTCGAAGGCGCAGTTATCGGTAGGCAACAGGATTGATCCGGTGAAGATCACAAGAGAGATAATGAGGTTCGGCGGTTATAAGGGCGACCAAAAAGTGGTCTCGCTCTTTGCAGAATACAGCGGCGAGGCCAACGACTGGCTGCTGGATATGGCGACCGAACTCGGCTGCACTTACACGGTTTGGAAGCCGGAGGACTGCACTATACCTGATACGACCATCGAGACCTTTCCGACGCTGACCTTTGTGTTAGATCCTCCGGAGGAAGCGCTGGAGGTCATGCCCAAAGGGACGTTGCCACCTACGGCTGCAATGGCCTGGGTATTGCTGACTAATGCTAAGAAGGTTGGAGTGGACGTTCGCTTTAATACTCCGGCGGTACAACTTATCCGCCCCAACAATAAGGGACGGGTGACGGGAATAATCGCCAAGAATAAGGACGGTTCCTATACCAGATTTAACGTTACCAAGGGGGTTGTCCTTTGTGCAGGTGATTACGGCAACGACCCGGAGATGTTGAAAGAATATATCCCTCATGCCGTAGGCTTCATGAACCTCTATAACAGTAAGGCCAATACCGGTGACGGGCATAAAATGGGCCTCTGGGTCGGCGCAGCGATCGATGAGCCTCCTCACGCGCCGATGCTGTTCGATATCGGCATGGTCGAGGAGCCGGGACTGGCGGACTCCCTTATGCGCCAGCCGTGGCTGAGCGTGAATATTCGCGGGGAACGTTTCATGAACGAGGACCTACCCTACGCCTACATCAGCAATGCCGTAAGGCAGCAGCCCGGCGGCACGAGGTGGACGGTATGGGATTCAAAATGGCCGGAGGAAGCGCCGAAGTTTCGCATGACCGCCTGCAAGTCGCTGAAAAGTTTATTTCACGATCCGAAGAGGGTCGAGGAATTGATTAAGAAAGGGGTCATCAAGAGCGCCAATACCGTTGAGGAGCTGGCCCAGAAGATGAAGGTGCCGGTGGAGACCTTTAAAGCGACTGTGGAGCGCTACAACGAACTGGCGAGGAAGGGTGTCGATGAAGACTTCCATAAGCGTGCCGTTTGTCTGACGACCATCGAGAAGCCGCCCCTTTATGCCGCCCATCTGGCGACGGCTTTGCTGGTTACTCTGGGCGGGCTGAGGGTTAATGAGAAGCTGCAGGTGCTGGATAAAGACCTGAACGTTATTCCGGGGCTGTATGCAGCCGGGAATAATTCGGGCTCCTACTACGCCAACGACTACTGCGTTACCATGCCCGGCAACAGCCATGGTCGCGCCTATACCCAGGGTTATCTCGCCGGCAAATATGTTGTCGAGTTGGGTTGA
- a CDS encoding phosphoribosyltransferase: protein MEVSKLVFLDRRDAGKRLAEELTHYRGKNVLVLGIPRGGVIVAAEVARALQAPLDVIIPRKIGAPFNEELAIGAAAPDGAVIFDERALSLLNLTKSDLQEQIERERKEMERRSRYYRRGRGALDCREKTVILIDDGIATGMTVKAALQSLRKQEPAALVLAVPVASREAVAELRLLVDDLICLHAPAAFYAVGQFYEDFRQTTDEEVIAALEQ from the coding sequence GTGGAGGTGAGTAAGCTGGTTTTTTTAGACCGCAGGGATGCGGGCAAGAGGTTGGCCGAAGAATTAACTCATTACAGGGGGAAAAATGTGCTCGTACTTGGCATTCCTCGCGGTGGAGTAATCGTGGCAGCAGAAGTGGCCAGGGCCCTGCAGGCCCCCCTCGACGTGATAATTCCCCGCAAGATCGGGGCTCCCTTCAACGAGGAACTGGCCATAGGGGCAGCAGCTCCCGACGGTGCGGTGATCTTCGACGAACGCGCCCTGTCCTTGTTGAACTTAACGAAGAGCGACCTTCAGGAGCAGATCGAGCGGGAGAGGAAAGAAATGGAACGGCGCAGCCGCTACTACCGGAGGGGGCGGGGCGCCCTCGACTGCCGGGAGAAAACGGTGATCCTCATCGACGACGGAATTGCCACAGGCATGACGGTAAAAGCCGCCCTGCAATCGCTCCGCAAACAGGAACCGGCGGCCCTCGTCCTGGCGGTGCCGGTAGCCTCCAGGGAGGCCGTCGCCGAACTGCGCCTGCTCGTAGACGACCTCATCTGCCTCCACGCCCCCGCAGCCTTTTACGCAGTGGGGCAGTTCTACGAGGATTTTCGGCAGACTACCGACGAAGAGGTCATCGCCGCCTTAGAGCAGTAG
- a CDS encoding type II toxin-antitoxin system Phd/YefM family antitoxin: MIVTATEFKKNLGKYLTLAAKEDIYITKNGKSIAKLTSPIHDKVEMAKSLFGILPADASLEQAREERLSRHERVD, from the coding sequence ATGATTGTAACCGCTACTGAGTTTAAGAAGAACCTGGGTAAATATTTAACCCTGGCAGCCAAAGAAGATATTTATATTACCAAAAACGGAAAAAGCATTGCAAAACTAACAAGCCCAATTCACGACAAGGTGGAAATGGCAAAATCCCTGTTTGGTATTCTTCCTGCAGATGCCTCTTTAGAACAAGCTAGAGAGGAGCGTCTGAGCCGTCATGAACGTGTTGATTGA
- a CDS encoding sigma-54-dependent Fis family transcriptional regulator yields the protein MRKPLVQMLSPMIKNRDRLVKQTLDKSDVLLMEKIKKSKLEILHNSFSPTPNDLVRPVVNESWIRSRNYNLKLFDYNYGPTLDGAAFEELLREKGLLLKAADPYLLNLETMLSHTSCMVLLSDEEGVMLRVLIGNQKLFKKINKRFQLSPGVIWTEKTIGTCAHGISLLLGIPMQICGPEHYSEKFGQISCSSAPIFDVNDNLAATLSIVSPYLQNSHFLSLAISTAWAIQNEYRLALNRELFDTALEATDEAVIIINRRGIITRANAAARKTLDFWGRDLIGMPIEDILGKQPLVDFVLKMGEPVKDAEIESERLNRRLCFSAQPQKDHNGNNFGCVLTLKEIERGRRREKPTGQAQAAFTFDKIVGSSPQIIKSIETAKRFARLDVNILIQGESGTGKELFAQAIHNESRPEGPFIAINCAAIPKNLIASELFGYEGGAFTGADRQGRPGKIELANGGTLFLDEIGDMPLELQPVILRAIEEKRIMRIGGKRYIPVDFRLITATNKNLLDLVKNKQFREDLYYRLKVLELKIPPLRERGPDTVRLAKHFIALAAQKLQIPAPSLSDEAVFHLLKYSWPGNVRELENAMFHAVSMSRNGVIEPGDLPEEIGASPARCPVKDHTGLELIADSRIAAAPNLSLKEIEKITIIQALLQTQYNISEAAKILGMSRSTLYRKIRDNGLKFITLNRNTRPKALGQSQPR from the coding sequence ATGAGGAAGCCCTTGGTACAAATGCTCAGCCCGATGATCAAAAACAGAGATCGCCTTGTGAAGCAAACCCTTGACAAAAGCGATGTTCTCCTTATGGAAAAGATCAAAAAAAGCAAGCTGGAAATTCTCCACAACAGCTTCAGCCCTACCCCGAATGACTTAGTTCGACCCGTAGTAAACGAGTCATGGATCAGGTCGCGCAATTATAATCTTAAGCTCTTTGATTACAACTACGGTCCGACCCTGGACGGCGCTGCCTTTGAAGAACTGCTCAGGGAAAAAGGCCTGCTGCTGAAGGCAGCAGATCCATACCTCCTTAACCTGGAAACCATGCTCTCCCATACAAGCTGCATGGTTCTTTTGTCCGATGAAGAAGGGGTAATGCTGCGCGTATTAATCGGGAACCAAAAGCTGTTCAAAAAGATAAATAAAAGGTTCCAGCTGTCCCCGGGCGTAATTTGGACGGAAAAAACGATAGGGACTTGCGCCCACGGGATAAGCCTGCTGCTAGGAATCCCTATGCAAATCTGCGGCCCGGAGCACTACAGCGAAAAATTCGGGCAGATTTCTTGCTCCTCGGCTCCGATATTCGATGTGAACGACAATCTGGCGGCAACGCTCTCCATTGTCAGCCCTTATCTGCAGAATTCCCATTTTCTAAGCCTGGCGATTTCCACCGCCTGGGCCATTCAGAACGAATATCGGCTGGCGCTGAACAGGGAGCTGTTCGACACCGCTCTCGAGGCCACCGACGAAGCCGTAATAATCATCAACAGAAGAGGAATCATCACCAGGGCCAATGCAGCAGCCAGAAAAACACTCGATTTCTGGGGCAGAGATCTTATCGGGATGCCGATTGAAGACATCCTGGGGAAACAGCCTTTGGTGGACTTCGTGCTGAAGATGGGAGAGCCTGTAAAGGATGCCGAAATAGAAAGCGAGCGCTTAAACCGCAGGCTCTGTTTTTCCGCCCAGCCGCAAAAAGACCATAACGGCAATAATTTCGGCTGTGTGTTAACCCTGAAAGAGATCGAACGCGGCAGGAGAAGAGAAAAGCCGACCGGCCAGGCGCAAGCGGCGTTCACCTTCGATAAAATCGTGGGCAGCTCCCCTCAAATCATAAAGTCAATAGAAACGGCTAAAAGATTCGCCAGGCTGGATGTCAATATCCTCATTCAGGGTGAAAGCGGCACCGGAAAAGAGCTGTTCGCCCAGGCTATTCACAACGAGAGCCGGCCAGAAGGCCCCTTCATCGCCATAAACTGCGCTGCCATTCCCAAAAACCTGATCGCCAGCGAGCTTTTCGGCTATGAAGGGGGGGCGTTTACGGGAGCCGATCGGCAGGGACGGCCGGGGAAGATTGAACTGGCCAACGGAGGAACTCTTTTCCTGGACGAAATCGGAGATATGCCCCTGGAACTGCAGCCGGTGATCCTGCGGGCGATCGAAGAGAAAAGGATAATGCGCATTGGCGGCAAGCGGTACATCCCGGTCGACTTCAGGCTGATCACGGCCACCAACAAGAATCTACTGGATCTGGTGAAAAACAAACAGTTTAGAGAGGATCTGTACTATCGTTTGAAGGTGCTAGAGCTCAAAATACCCCCCTTGCGGGAAAGAGGCCCGGACACCGTAAGACTGGCCAAACACTTTATTGCTTTAGCGGCTCAAAAGCTGCAAATACCCGCTCCTTCTTTGAGCGATGAAGCAGTATTCCATTTATTGAAATACAGCTGGCCCGGGAACGTCAGGGAACTGGAGAACGCCATGTTTCACGCCGTTAGCATGTCAAGGAACGGGGTCATCGAACCGGGAGACCTTCCGGAGGAAATCGGCGCCTCACCCGCCCGCTGCCCTGTTAAAGACCACACCGGTCTAGAGTTGATCGCCGACAGCAGAATTGCCGCCGCACCCAACCTCTCCCTTAAAGAGATAGAAAAAATAACGATCATCCAGGCTTTGCTCCAAACGCAATACAACATCTCCGAAGCCGCGAAAATACTGGGAATGAGCAGGTCTACACTGTACAGAAAGATAAGAGACAACGGCCTGAAATTCATCACCCTCAACCGCAACACCAGACCGAAAGCACTGGGGCAATCACAACCACGATAG
- a CDS encoding DMT family transporter: MGGYRFQSGVFLVLFSGICYGFMPIIAIYAYQGGATATTLAFLRAALAAVLFIVYLFWRGFPSNVNRRAVLILLAVGAFVQPLESFCYVAALQYISAGLTVLIFYTYPAWVAIWGLLFRWERLSLRKGIGIAVASAGLVLVVGTSLGRVNAYGVLLAITAALGCSFYVIFSKRAIRDVGPLYASTIMSVSTAVTLGVIGAAAGGLSFGMQPLGWLMALLCAVVTVNLALLAFLAGLKIVGSTTASILCMTEPLTTVVFSAILFSQHLTASQLLGGLVILAGAVLVVKG; encoded by the coding sequence GTGGGTGGCTATCGGTTTCAGTCCGGGGTGTTCCTCGTCCTCTTTTCCGGCATCTGTTACGGTTTTATGCCGATTATCGCCATCTATGCCTACCAGGGCGGAGCTACGGCGACCACGCTGGCCTTTCTGCGCGCCGCGTTGGCGGCGGTTCTTTTTATTGTCTACCTGTTCTGGAGAGGCTTTCCGTCGAACGTTAACAGAAGGGCCGTTCTTATACTTTTAGCGGTTGGCGCCTTTGTGCAGCCCCTGGAGTCTTTCTGCTATGTGGCGGCCCTCCAGTACATCTCCGCCGGTCTGACCGTGCTCATCTTCTACACCTATCCAGCCTGGGTGGCAATCTGGGGTCTTCTTTTTCGCTGGGAAAGGCTGTCGCTGCGCAAGGGCATTGGGATTGCTGTTGCCAGCGCCGGTCTCGTTCTGGTCGTGGGCACCTCCCTGGGCCGGGTGAATGCTTACGGCGTCCTTCTCGCCATCACTGCCGCACTGGGCTGTTCTTTTTATGTCATCTTCTCCAAAAGGGCGATCAGGGATGTAGGCCCCCTTTACGCTTCAACCATCATGTCCGTCTCCACGGCTGTAACGCTGGGAGTCATCGGAGCCGCAGCAGGCGGCCTTTCCTTCGGGATGCAACCGCTGGGCTGGTTGATGGCGCTGCTCTGTGCGGTGGTCACCGTCAATCTTGCCCTCTTGGCTTTTCTGGCGGGGCTCAAGATCGTGGGTTCCACCACTGCGTCCATCCTCTGCATGACGGAGCCCCTGACGACGGTCGTCTTCTCCGCCATCCTCTTTTCCCAGCACCTGACTGCCAGCCAGCTCCTTGGCGGTCTGGTGATCCTTGCCGGCGCCGTCCTGGTGGTGAAGGGGTGA
- a CDS encoding UPF0182 family membrane protein produces MDGRKRLVRLLFVVLALVLGDRALNVWADYEWFKSLGYQGVFWTLFSTRFVVGAAVFLVLFAFFQLNFRCLRRCLPPHRVYDLHGGRILAAMVNPLHRLITSDAGKYLFTVLSVALSLIYAVSLGARFEVIQKFVYAVPFGRTDPIFGRDAAFYVFKLPFYELLQSSLASAFIVALFLCAFVYLLLASGEFLHGGWRFFSPVKLHLGSLIAGLLVLKAWDYHLSVYRLLVGGSGAFPGAGYTDIHARLPAYQILAVLAVLVAVLVFVGIFKGRVLPVAAGAAVLAAASLLLGAVYPAFVQKFQVEPNEFAREEPYIEYGLDATRFAFGLDDVRSVSTAAADAGAGGLDGETLEKSAGLLRNLRLWDFRPLQQVYNQLQQLRRYYVFADVDVDRYRLGDQYRQVMLAVRELNQENLPERAGTWVNRRLQYTHGYGVVMSPANEVTDAGLPVMLLKNIPPAASSPEIEVKRPEIYFGELTGNMVVVNTRAGEFSHPSGERNVYTNYEGQGGVRLTPIKRLLYALHFRDLRLLLSSEITPQSRILYNRTVQDARRLAPYLRYDGDPYPVVDGGRIYWILDAYTVAGHYPYSAARNGINYVRNSVKVVVDAYEGDISFYTSDPSDPVVGTYSRIYPGLYRPLSEMPAGLRAHLRYPEDLFKMQADVFAEYHVRDARVFYNREDEWEVPKEKYSDASRQMEPYYVIMQLPGEEEEEFLLILPFTPMKRGNAVAWLAARCDGEHYGELVLDVFPKDVHAYGPMQVEASIDQDADISAQLTLWNQHGSQVIRGNLLTVPLAGKLLYVKPLFLQAEESAMPELIRVIAFYDGRVVMEKDLQGALDRLFGRAEQPPEQGAATPQAPGDSSALARRAWQLYQEAGERLRAGDWSGYGKAIEELGQVLKEMAGETGR; encoded by the coding sequence GTGGATGGCAGGAAGAGGCTTGTCCGGCTGCTGTTTGTGGTGCTGGCGCTGGTTCTAGGCGACAGGGCTCTTAATGTCTGGGCGGATTACGAGTGGTTCAAGTCCCTTGGTTACCAGGGAGTTTTCTGGACGCTGTTCTCGACGCGCTTTGTGGTGGGTGCCGCCGTTTTCCTGGTCCTCTTCGCCTTCTTCCAGCTCAACTTCAGATGCCTCCGGCGCTGCCTGCCGCCGCACCGGGTTTACGACCTCCACGGTGGCCGGATTTTGGCGGCGATGGTGAACCCCCTGCACCGCCTTATTACCTCCGATGCCGGCAAATATCTCTTTACCGTCTTGAGCGTCGCCTTATCCCTTATCTACGCCGTGAGCCTCGGCGCCCGCTTTGAGGTGATTCAGAAATTCGTCTATGCGGTGCCCTTCGGGCGAACCGACCCCATTTTCGGCCGAGACGCTGCCTTTTATGTCTTCAAACTGCCCTTTTACGAACTCCTTCAGTCGTCCCTGGCCTCGGCTTTTATTGTGGCGCTTTTTCTCTGCGCTTTTGTTTACCTTCTGCTGGCTTCGGGCGAATTTCTGCACGGGGGATGGCGTTTCTTTTCCCCGGTCAAGCTGCACCTAGGCTCTCTCATCGCCGGCCTCCTGGTTTTGAAGGCCTGGGACTACCACCTGTCCGTCTACCGTCTCCTCGTCGGCGGGAGCGGTGCCTTCCCCGGCGCCGGTTACACCGATATTCATGCCCGCCTCCCGGCATATCAGATTCTGGCGGTGCTGGCCGTGTTGGTCGCCGTTCTGGTCTTCGTCGGCATCTTTAAGGGGAGGGTTCTCCCGGTTGCCGCCGGAGCGGCCGTGCTGGCGGCGGCCTCCCTTCTTCTGGGTGCGGTTTATCCCGCCTTTGTGCAGAAATTTCAGGTGGAGCCCAATGAGTTCGCCCGGGAGGAGCCCTACATCGAGTACGGCCTTGACGCCACCCGCTTCGCCTTCGGGTTGGATGACGTCAGAAGCGTCAGTACGGCGGCGGCGGATGCCGGAGCAGGTGGGTTGGATGGGGAGACGCTGGAGAAGAGCGCAGGCCTCCTCCGCAATCTGCGCCTCTGGGACTTCCGCCCCCTGCAGCAGGTTTACAATCAGCTGCAGCAGCTGCGCCGCTACTACGTTTTTGCCGACGTGGACGTCGACCGCTACCGCCTGGGGGATCAATACCGCCAGGTGATGCTGGCGGTGCGGGAGCTGAACCAGGAGAATCTCCCCGAGCGCGCCGGAACCTGGGTGAACCGCCGGCTCCAGTACACCCACGGCTACGGGGTGGTGATGAGTCCGGCCAACGAGGTCACCGACGCCGGCCTTCCGGTGATGCTGCTTAAGAACATCCCACCTGCTGCCTCCTCACCGGAAATCGAGGTGAAGCGCCCGGAGATCTACTTCGGGGAGCTGACCGGCAACATGGTAGTGGTCAATACCAGGGCGGGGGAATTCAGCCACCCCTCCGGGGAAAGGAATGTTTACACCAACTACGAGGGGCAGGGTGGTGTCAGGCTCACCCCTATCAAGCGCCTGCTCTACGCCCTGCACTTCCGCGACTTGCGCCTGCTCCTAAGCTCCGAGATCACTCCCCAGAGCCGCATTCTCTACAACCGCACCGTTCAGGATGCCAGGCGCCTCGCCCCCTATCTCCGGTATGACGGGGACCCTTATCCGGTGGTGGACGGGGGGCGTATCTACTGGATCCTGGATGCCTATACGGTTGCCGGTCACTACCCCTACTCCGCTGCCAGAAATGGGATCAACTACGTCCGCAACTCGGTGAAGGTGGTTGTAGATGCCTACGAAGGGGATATTTCCTTTTACACCAGCGACCCCTCCGACCCGGTGGTCGGAACCTACAGCAGGATCTACCCCGGCCTTTACCGGCCTCTGTCGGAGATGCCTGCCGGCCTGCGAGCGCACCTGCGCTATCCTGAGGACCTTTTTAAGATGCAGGCGGACGTCTTTGCCGAATACCACGTCCGGGATGCCCGGGTTTTCTACAACAGGGAGGATGAGTGGGAGGTCCCTAAAGAGAAGTACTCCGATGCCAGCCGGCAGATGGAGCCCTACTATGTGATCATGCAGCTCCCCGGGGAAGAGGAGGAGGAGTTCCTGCTGATCCTCCCCTTTACTCCGATGAAGAGGGGGAATGCCGTGGCCTGGCTGGCGGCCCGCTGCGACGGGGAGCACTACGGTGAGCTCGTTCTGGACGTCTTTCCCAAAGATGTGCACGCCTACGGACCCATGCAGGTAGAGGCCAGCATCGACCAGGACGCCGACATCTCCGCCCAGCTTACCCTCTGGAACCAGCACGGTTCCCAGGTGATCCGGGGAAATCTGCTTACCGTCCCCCTGGCCGGCAAGCTCCTCTACGTCAAGCCCCTCTTTCTCCAGGCCGAGGAGAGCGCCATGCCGGAGCTGATCCGGGTGATCGCTTTCTACGACGGGAGGGTGGTTATGGAAAAGGATCTGCAGGGAGCGCTGGACAGGCTCTTCGGCCGGGCCGAACAGCCCCCGGAGCAGGGAGCCGCAACGCCGCAGGCTCCGGGAGATTCCTCCGCTCTTGCCCGGAGGGCCTGGCAGCTCTATCAGGAGGCCGGCGAGCGCCTCCGCGCCGGAGACTGGTCGGGTTACGGCAAGGCCATCGAGGAGTTAGGCCAGGTGCTGAAGGAGATGGCTGGGGAAACCGGCCGGTAG